The Chanos chanos chromosome 16, fChaCha1.1, whole genome shotgun sequence genome has a window encoding:
- the pick1 gene encoding PRKCA-binding protein: MMTDMDYELEEDKLGIPTVPGTVTLRKDAQNLIGISIGGGAQYCPCLYIVQVFDNTPAALDGTLAAGDEITGVNGKAVKGKTKVEVAKMIQAVQGEVTIHYNKLQADPKQGKSLDIVLKKVKHRLVENMSSGTADALGLSRAILCNDGLVKRLEELEKTAELYKGLIEHTKRLLRAFFELSQTHRAFGDVFSVIGVREPQAAASEAFVKFAEAHRNIEKYGIQLLKTIKPMLHDLNTYLHKAIPDTKLTIRKYLDVKFEYLSYCLKVKEMDDEEYSCIALGDPLYRVSTGNYEYRLVLRCRQEARARFAKMRKDVLEKIELLDQKHVQDIVFQLQRLVSGLSHYYDECYAVLKEADVFPIEVDLSRTMINYSGQSLSYEEEEEEGGGGELGEGGAAQQAENGAEKLIDDE; the protein is encoded by the exons ATGATGACAGATATGGACTACGAATTGGAAGAGGACAAACT AGGGATTCCCACAGTTCCTGGCACTGTGACGCTGAGGAAAGACGCCCAGAACCTGATTGGGATCAGTATCGGGGGCGGAGCCCAGTACTGCCCCTGCCTGTATATAGTACAG gtttttGACAACACACCCGCAGCTCTAGACGGGACTCTGGCAGCTGGTGATGAGATCACTGGAGTGAATGGAAAAGCAGTGAAGGGAAAAACTAAAGTGGAGGTGGCGAAAATGATCCAGGCTGTTCAG GGTGAAGTCACAATTCACTACAATAAACTACAGGCTGATCCCAAGCAGGGGAAGTCTCTGGATatag tgctgaAGAAGGTGAAACATCGGCTGGTGGAGAATATGAGTTCTGGTACCGCAGACGCTCTGGGCCTCAGCAGAGCCATCCTGTGTAACG atgGGCTGGTAAAGAGACTTGAGGAGTTAGAGAAGACAGCTGAGCTGTATAAAG GTCTGATAGAGCACACAAAGAGACTACTGCGAGCGTTCTTCGagctctctcagactcacagaG cctttggAGATGTGTTCTCTGTAATAGGCGTGAGGGAGCCCCAGGCTGCGGCCAGTGAGGCTTTTGTCAAGTTTGCTGAAGCCCATCGCAACATCGAGAAATACGGCATCCAGCTGCTCAAAACCATCAAACCT atgCTCCATGATCTGAACACTTACCTGCATAAGGCCATTCCAGACACCAAACTCACCATCCGCAAGTACCTGGACGTTAAGTTTGAGTACCTG TCATACTGTCTGAAGGTGAAGGAGATGGACGATGAAGAATACAGCTGTATA gCCCTGGGTGACCCGCTGTACCGGGTCAGTACTGGGAACTATGAGTACCGACTGGTTCTGCGTTGTCGGCAGGAGGCCCGAGCTCGCTTCGCCAAGATGCGCAAAGACGTTCTGGAAAAGATTGAGCTCCTGGATCAGAAACATG tccagGACATAGTGTTCCAGCTGCAGCGTTTGGTGTCGGGATTGTCTCACTATTATGATGAGTGTTACGCCGTCCTGAAGGAGGCAGACGTGTTTCCCATCGAGGTGGACCTCTCTCGCACCATGATCAACTACAGCGGACAGAGCCTCTCTtacgaagaggaggaggaagagggaggggggggcgaactgggggaggggggtgctgCTCAGCAGGCGGAAAACGGCGCGGAAAAGCTTATAGATGACGAATGA